In Lolium perenne isolate Kyuss_39 chromosome 5, Kyuss_2.0, whole genome shotgun sequence, the sequence TGTGGCACAAGACATATCACAAATTATTGTCGCACTTGTTTTTTCCTGAAAGTGATATTAGCAACCACAAAAGTCAAAATTAGGGGCCACCTTCACCTTATTTAACGACCTGGACATACACGCAGAAAGGCAAGATGTCATACAATAACCATCTCCAATTCTCCACCTCCTTGCTCAACAATGAACATCAAGAGGACATGgcagctcttgatgctccatcttCTCACTCATATCCTCCTTTTCCTCACATCCAGCTCTCAACCTACCAACAACGGCGATCTGCCGGTGCTCCTGTCATTCAAATCCTTCATAACCAGTGACCCAACACAGACACTGTCCTCTTGGACCTCGGACCTTGCTGGCAATGGTACCAGCACAAAGGTGCCTGATTTCTGCAAATGGATGGGTGTAACCTGCAGCGACCACCGGCACCCTGGCCGTGTCACCGCCATACGCCTGCAGGGTTTGGGCTTGGTCGGCACCATCTGCCCGCAGCTCGGTAACCTGACCCACCTCCGTGTCCTCAATCTTTCCGCCAACAACATGGAAGGTGAGATCCCAGGCAGCATCCGCCACTGTGCAGCACTTCGCACCATGGACCTGAGGGTGAACTACCTTTCTGGCTCTGTGCCTGCTTCTCTGGGTCTCCTATCAAAGCTCTCATTTCTCAACATCAACCATAACAATCTGACTGGTGATATCCCGATGTCGTTCTCAAATCTCACATCCCTCACAAAGCTTAGCATGCGGAAGAACCACCTCCATGGCCAAATCCCAATCTGGTTGGGTAACTTGACATCATTGACACACTTGGAATTAGCCCAGAATGGCTTCACTGGCCATATCTCTCCAGATCTAGGTAAGATGGCTAATCTTGTTAGATTTGACGTCATGGATAACTATCTAGAAGGCCCATTTCCTCTATCCATGTTCAATATTTCTTCCATCGCAGACTTCAACATTGGCTTCAACCAGCTGTCAGGGTCTCTGCCACTTGATATTGGCTTTAAGCTTCCCAAGCTAAATGTTTTCGCCACACATCAGAACCAATTCAAAGGACCAGTACCAGCCTCCTTGTCAAATGCATCCACACTTACATATTTGCTTCTTCGTGGAAATCAGTATCATGGTCTGATTCCACGGGATATTGGCATTCAAGGTCATCTGAGGTTATTTTCGTTAGGATACAATGTGCTTCAAACCACAGAGCCTAGGGATTGGGATTTCCTCACATCCTTAACCAACTGTAGTAACTTGGAAATACTAGACTTTGAGGAAAACAACCTTGAAGGTGTTATGCCAGTTACTATTACCAACTTGTCTACAGAGCTCAACTGGATTACTCTAGGTAGAAACAAAATATCTGGGACCATACCTGCAGGATTAGCGGTGTTTAAGAAACTTACCAAGCTCGTCCTCGCAGATAGCCTTTTCACAGGCACCTTACCTCTAGATATTGGCCAGCTTCCTAGCCTCCAGTACCTTGACCTATCCCATAATAGATTTGATGGGAACATACCACAATCATTAGGCAACATCACACAATTGAGCAACCTCTCTCTATCTAATAACTTTCTGGATGGGAGCATTCCAACAAGCCTTGGCAATCTCACAAAACTTACATATCTGGATCTTTCCGGTAACTCCTTGAAGGGGAAAATCCCACAGGAGATACTTAGTATTCCCTCTCTGACTGTACTTCTCAACCTCTCCAACAATGTTCTAAGTGACTCCATTCCAGCACAGATAGGGAACTTGAATAGCCTCAGCGCAATTGACTTATCAATGAACAAGCTCTCTGGTGGAATCCCAGACGCTCTCAGCAGTTGTGTCCTACTAAATTTCCTATACTTGCAAGGAAATATTTTGCAAGGGCAGATCCCAAAAGGTTTGTCTAATTTGAGAGGCCTTGGAAAATTGGATCTTTCTGATAACAACTTATCAGGATCCATACCTGAGTTCCTCGAGAACCTCAAATTTCTAACGTACCTGAACATCTCCGCCAACAACCTATCTGGTCCTGTGCCTAATACAGGTATCTTTCGCAATGCCACTATACTGTCTCTGACAGGTAATAGCATGCTATGTGGAGGTCCTCCGTTCTTGCAACTCCCTTCATGCCCATCAATAGGTTCACACCAGACTTCGCAGTATAGACGTCGTGTCATACTCTTTTGCATGCTTGGAactttgatcttcttcattttctCCTTAACTGCATGCTACCTCATGAAGACAAGAATCAAACTAGATAGTGTTGATCAAGAAGCCAGGTTTCACAATGAGAAGCATGAGAGGATATCCTATGCTGAGATAGATGCAGCAACAGAGTCATTCTCAGCCGCAAATTTGATAGGTTCTGGAAGTTCTGGCAATGTGTACACTGGAACTCTAAATATTGATGACAGTTTATATATTGTAGCAATCAAAGTTCTCAATCTTGGCATACGAGGAGCTAACAGAAGCTTCTTGAGAGAGTGTGAAGCCCTAAGGAAGATTCGACACCGGAATCTTGTCAAGGTGATCACTGTTTGTAGCAGTTTTGACCATAATGGTGATGAGTTCAAGGCACTTATCCTAGAATTTGTCTGCAATGGGAATTTAGAGGAGTGGCTGCATCCAAACACAACGACGAACAGCATGACCTTCAGAAGTCTAAGTTTGATGGAAAGGCTGTGCATTGCTCTTGATGTTGCAGAGGCATTGGAATATCTTCACCATCAAATTGAGCCATCCATAGTTCACTGTGATATCAAACCATGCAACATCCTTCTAGATGATGACATCGTTGCTCACGTTACCGACTTTGGTCTAGCAAAGATAATGCATACTAAAGAATGCAAGCACAGTGGTGGTGGAACTGAAAGCAGCTCACTTGTGATTAAAGGCACAATTGGATACGTCGCACCAGGTCAGCAATTCTTTTAATTGGGAATTAATTCTGATGCATCTCGATAATTTTTTCGCATATACATATTCTTAGATAAACTGATAATGTGGTTAGTGTGTCCTAAAGATCTAAATAAATATGCCATATCACTATATGATTTAGCTAAATTGAATTTTCGAGTGCAATCTGCCAAATTTTTGTCTTAGTCATTGCATAACATTATCCAGTAACATCTTTGTTTATATGTCAGAGTATGGCTCAGGATGTGAGGTCTCCACAGACGGTGACATATATAGCTACGGTGTGTTGCTGTTGGAAATACTTACTGGAAGAAGGCCAACTGACAGTTTCACAGATGGTGTGACAAGTCTCGTCAGCTACGTCAAGATGGCCTACCCtacgaatctactggaaattcttgATGTTAGTGCAGCCTACAGCGGAAAGTCGCAGCATATCATAGATATATTATTATATCCTATGTTTAAGATTGGTCTAGCTTGCTGCGAGGATTCCCCAAGGCACAGAATGAAGATGAACGATGTAGTGAAGGAACTGAATGCCATAAAGAAGGCATGCTCCGCTCGTATGCCTGTTCGTGGATTTCGAGCAACGGCCTGATCCGGACAAGAAATGAAGTGTTGCAGTCATATCTGCAGCTCTGCTGTTGTCACTCCGTGGCATCGTGTTTAGGGAAGCCTGCTTGCTGCGGTGATTCCAAAGTCACCATTTTACTTTCCATTTTGTCATCAGTTATGTTTATCTGTTTTCGTTTCTAGAATATGCAAGAGTCATGGTGACCTTTTTTTTGTGGGACTTGGCGTCGTTGGCGACCATTTTTCATTGCATAGAGACAGTGTTATTTGTTCATGAGTGAGTATTCCGCAGGCATATGCTGTTTTGGAAAATTCCACGGGCCTCGCTTTACCAATTTATGTTTTTGCTCATGAATCACTTCTTAGATCTTAAGATCCTCCTGTAAGTATCTGTTGCATGATGTAGCTAGTATGCGAACTCTTGTGTAATTATATGTTGCTTGACTCTGAAATCAAGCAAATCaagtatgaaatgaaaaccatttGCCGCGAATCAAGTCTGAAATGAAAACACCCTTTGCTGTCTATGGGTTAGTTGCAGGTTACGATACTGAAATGAAAACTTTTGCTTAGTCCATGCGTGTTTTGCTTCAATGGTGAAGCAGTTTTGTCCAAAACGGCTGTTTGGTGAGTGTAAGATTAAGGAGATAGTAGCACTTAAGTAAGAAAAAATCATACAGCTGTGCAAAAATAATTATGTTGCCTGTCAGACAACCTCTGGGCCACCCTGCACAGGTGTGAGCCAGGCAGGAACGATCCTCTACAGACGTCGGATAAACCCATCAGGAGAATCCAGACCGTTAATCACGCTCTGGCCCAGAAGTCAGAATACATCAACCAGACTTAAGTGCTTGCCTCCTTATTGGTAAAGGATGCAGCGGTACGATCCTATAGAACAGATCCTGTTCAAGTAAGGTCGTGCCACAACAGCTGCCTCTccgccttagggcatctccaaccgggcgacccaaacggacgcgctgggccgtccgttttgggccgtttgcgtggccgagcggacgcgcggacgtcgccccgcgtccgcgcgtccgtttggatcgcgcgctgcgcccaacgcgcgggatTTGGGTCGCGTTGCCCTATGGTATGTTTTTCTTTTAAATTCACTAGAAAAACGCAAAAACATATTatataaaatatataaaatagttcaaatgctcaaaatGTATTACACATTACATAGTCCATGTAATCAAggataaagtattattcaaataaaatgaaaaaacGATACAAATGCTCTAGGCTCCAGGATttccttcatcattgttgtttgcagcattgCTGCCTACATGCTGCCACATGTGCTCGACCAAATCAGCCTGAagctggttgtgtacagctagatctcgaatttcatggtgcgcatgaagaatgtcctggaatgatgccggagcaccttgaggagtaaccaactctccttggccttcccagtcattatcaaagagtgaatcatcccgctctacctcaacaatcatgttatgcatgattacacaagcggtcatcacctcccacagagtttgcacatcccagctctggcagggtgtctgacgatagcccaacgagcttggaggatgccaaacgcccgctccacatctttccgggctgcctcctgctctttggcaaaccttgcctcctgctctgaggtggggtttcggattgtcttcacgagtgtagcccaaggtggatagataccatccgcaaggtagtaccccttggtgtagtggtggccattgatctcaaaatccacatcaggggactgaccgtacgctagcctatcaaacaccggagagcgctgcagcacattgatgtcattgtgcgagccagccattccgaagaatgagtgccaaatccatgtgtcatgggaagcaacagcttcaagaatgactgtgcacccctcagaatggccgctgtatgccccctgccaaccaaaggggcagttcttccactcccagtgcatgcagtctatgctgccaagcatcccaggaaaccccctGGAAGCGTTGATCGACAACATACGAGCTGTGTCCTCTGCATTAGGTTGCCGGAGGTACTGTTCTCCGAACGAACCGATCACTGCTCTGCAGAACCTGTACATCGATTCCAGGCCGGTTgactcactcatgcgcgtgtactcatctacgaaatcaccggcaacgccatatgcgagcatcctaatcgctgccgtgcatttctggtacgaagagaggcctaccttgccaaGTGCATCCACTTTGGCAcagaagtagtcgtcgtagatcttgacgccatccattatccggcggaACAGCGGCGTGGTCATCCGAAAACGACGGCGAAACATGGCCGGCACGAACAATGCCTTGGGTTGGAAGTAGTCGTTGTAGAGCTGgtcgtggccgcgttctctttcGCGGTCCAAGGCGGCCGCGCGGCCCGGCAAGGACCCCCGGTGCACGGGAATCTGCGAGACAATGTGCTCGTGGATGAGCAGCGCAGCATCCGTGAAAAATTCGTCGTCGGACTCCTCTTCTGACGACGTGTCATGGCCGTCTCAGCCGACTTGCGGTCTGGAAACACGGGCAGgagagctcacctccggcggAAACGGCGCAGCTGGGAGGCAGACAGGCGGGCCAAGGGCGGACaagggaggacgcgagcgaccagcctttcgcgtccgcggccacgcaaactcgtccaagatttgggccgggtttgggtcgtcccggacgccccggccatccgttttagggatgggttcgcgcgctgggccgcggttttgtccgtttcgacccatccggacgcgcgggcgcgggatggatcgcccggttggagatgcccttataagCTGCTCTATCCGCCTCCAAACTTTCGAGGTgggactaagggcatctccaacccaaCGACCCAAACGGACGTGTTTGGTCGTCCGATTTGGGTCGTTTGGGTCGACCTCCGGACACGCGGATAGACAATGTGTCCGTGGATTTTTTTGGTTCCCCAACGCATGCAGATACCCAAAATTTGCCCATACTAGTAGTACTACTTCGAGGCGCATGACGGCGAGCTCCCGCAAGCTCCTCCTGCCATGGCCGTCGTCAACCGAGCCTGTGCTTGCGCCCGCCACAGCTCTGCGGCAGTCGGATGGAGGCGAGGCCGGCGTCGTGGCGACCAAGACGGGCAGGCAGAGCTCTGCGGCCGGATGGAGGCGAGGTCGGCGTCGTGGCGACCAAGACGGGCAGGCAGAGCACGGCTCCCCAGGGCGGCAGGCGAGCATGGCGCCCCCGCAGGGCCGCCGGCTGCTGGTCGCCTCGCCCGCGCCGTCGCCCGCCGCGAGCTGGTGCTGGTCCATGTCGCGCGTCCCCGACGCCCTGTTCGCCGCCGCCCCTGCCGCGGGCGCGGCCCCCTTGCCGCCGCGGCGCGGCCTCGTGCGCCGGCCCCGTTCCTCGCCGACGCGGGCGCGGCCCTTGCCGACGCCGGCCCCGTTCCTCGCCGACGCGGCGCGGCCCTTGCCGACGCCGGCCCGTTCCTCGTCGACGCGGCGCGGCCCTTGCCGCCGCGGGCGCGGCCACGTGCGCCGGCCCCGTTCCTCGCCGACGCGGGCGCGGCCCTTGCCGACGCCGGCCCCGTTCCTCGCCGACGCGCGGCGCCCCCTTGCCGACGCGGCCCCGTTCCTCGCCGACGCGGCGCGCGGCCCCCTTGCCGACGCCGGCCCCGTTCCTCGTCGACGCGGGCGCGGCCCCCTTGCCGACGCGAGCGCGGCTCTGTGCGCTGGCCCCGTTCCTTGCCGACGCGCGGCGCGGCCCTTGCCGCCGTGGGCGGTGGCCGCGAGCCGGGCGGAGCGGCACCCCGCCATGGCGCGGCGTCCCGGGGCGAGCGGCACCCGTCTTGGGCTCGGCCCGTGGCGCGCGGCCGCTCCTGGCTCGAGTGCAAGGCGCCGCCGGCGTCGTCGCGCCTCTGTGCGGGAAAGTGAGGGCAAGCTCCACCCCCGTTGCGTCGCTGCGAGGCACGCATGGCGACCTCCGCCCCCGTCCCGCTCCGGCGAACTCCGCCCCATCTTCATCTTGCTCGGCGGCGTCGAGGCCCGCGGTGCTCATTTTGGCTCCGGCGACTTCTAGCTGGGATGAAAAAAaaaaggaggcggcggcgccgggAGTCTCCAGCGGAGGTCGACGGCGGAACGGAGCTAGGCGAGCTCCAATCCGGCGGGGAGGATGAAGGTATCCATGGGAAAAGCAGTCAGAGAGGAAGCAGGGAGAGAGAAGATATATCTGCTTTTTTTGTATCACTGACAAATGGACCACGAACGGACATGCGCGGATGGAAAGGACGTCCACGCTCGTCCGGCTCGCCCCAAAAGTCGCGCAAATTTGGTGGAGGTTTGGGT encodes:
- the LOC127299098 gene encoding receptor kinase-like protein Xa21 gives rise to the protein MNIKRTWQLLMLHLLTHILLFLTSSSQPTNNGDLPVLLSFKSFITSDPTQTLSSWTSDLAGNGTSTKVPDFCKWMGVTCSDHRHPGRVTAIRLQGLGLVGTICPQLGNLTHLRVLNLSANNMEGEIPGSIRHCAALRTMDLRVNYLSGSVPASLGLLSKLSFLNINHNNLTGDIPMSFSNLTSLTKLSMRKNHLHGQIPIWLGNLTSLTHLELAQNGFTGHISPDLGKMANLVRFDVMDNYLEGPFPLSMFNISSIADFNIGFNQLSGSLPLDIGFKLPKLNVFATHQNQFKGPVPASLSNASTLTYLLLRGNQYHGLIPRDIGIQGHLRLFSLGYNVLQTTEPRDWDFLTSLTNCSNLEILDFEENNLEGVMPVTITNLSTELNWITLGRNKISGTIPAGLAVFKKLTKLVLADSLFTGTLPLDIGQLPSLQYLDLSHNRFDGNIPQSLGNITQLSNLSLSNNFLDGSIPTSLGNLTKLTYLDLSGNSLKGKIPQEILSIPSLTVLLNLSNNVLSDSIPAQIGNLNSLSAIDLSMNKLSGGIPDALSSCVLLNFLYLQGNILQGQIPKGLSNLRGLGKLDLSDNNLSGSIPEFLENLKFLTYLNISANNLSGPVPNTGIFRNATILSLTGNSMLCGGPPFLQLPSCPSIGSHQTSQYRRRVILFCMLGTLIFFIFSLTACYLMKTRIKLDSVDQEARFHNEKHERISYAEIDAATESFSAANLIGSGSSGNVYTGTLNIDDSLYIVAIKVLNLGIRGANRSFLRECEALRKIRHRNLVKVITVCSSFDHNGDEFKALILEFVCNGNLEEWLHPNTTTNSMTFRSLSLMERLCIALDVAEALEYLHHQIEPSIVHCDIKPCNILLDDDIVAHVTDFGLAKIMHTKECKHSGGGTESSSLVIKGTIGYVAPEYGSGCEVSTDGDIYSYGVLLLEILTGRRPTDSFTDGVTSLVSYVKMAYPTNLLEILDVSAAYSGKSQHIIDILLYPMFKIGLACCEDSPRHRMKMNDVVKELNAIKKACSARMPVRGFRATA